The following are encoded together in the Monodelphis domestica isolate mMonDom1 chromosome 5, mMonDom1.pri, whole genome shotgun sequence genome:
- the RPL41 gene encoding 60S ribosomal protein L41, with product MAGAKANYNSHEAIRVRAEVHFVSPNSHDFPRKKAGRHCSRPRELRPWWGAGRERDSAGSDDTISSLNKTRERRSPSCSLRHLVDFHCAMRAKWRKKRMRRLKRKRRKMRQRSK from the exons ATGGCGGGTGCCAAGGCGAACTACAATTCCCACGAAGCAATTCGAGTGAGGGCGGAAGTACACTTTGTTTCCCCAAA CTCCCACGATTTCCCACGGAAAAAAGCAGGCCGCCATTGTTCCCGTCCTAGGGAGCTCCGCCCCTGGTGGGGGGCCGGACGCGAGCGAGATTCGGCAGGAAGTGACGACACGATCTCATCATTAAATAAGACGCGCGAGCGGCGTTCTCCCTCTTGTTCTTTACGCCATCTTGTTGA CTTCCACTGCGCCATGAGGGCCAAG TGGAGGAAGAAGCGAATGCGTAG GCTGAAACGCAAGAggagaaagatgaggcagaggTCCAAGTAA